The genomic interval TATTGTtcaatacttaaaaatatttgGCCAGTCATACCGGTAAAATATATGTGTTACTCTAATCAAAACTCAAATATTTCATAAGGTCTCTCTTATAGCTTAGAAATAAATCGTGATGTCTGGCAGACCGAATACTATAGGCCTACAAgtcgttttaaatgttttaattttatgtgattttatcTTTGTTTACGTCACTTCCTTTgtcatgtttattttgaaccctgacgaaggctaatgtagccgaaacCTTAgtgaaaaataaagtgacttgtttaaAAAGgcttttgtagttttgactacttttaatacttatattctAAAGTATACTGAAGAATACACTGATATTAACACGTAATTGATGTACGCTGCAGGttcttattattttaaacaataaatattatGAATACAGTAAGATGAATGatgattttccaaaaaaaaagcaaaaggtACACTTTTTAAGCATTTGATATGTCATAAAACTCAATTGATCAAGTTGACTGTTCTTTTGTAAACATATCACTTTGTCATTGCAAGATCATAAAGTTCATCTGCCACTTTTTCTATTCTCTCCCGATACTCGACGTGCTTGTAGTTACACTTTGGAACATTATCAAGACCATACAACACTCCGAAAAGGCAACCCGCGATTGCACCAGTACTGTCACTGTCACCTCCATGGAACATTGCTCGATCACACAGCTCACTCCAGTCCCCACTGCATGCAAGTATGGCGTCATACGCAATCATTGGGGCGTCATGGCCACTCGCACCTCCCCAGTTGTCGTAACTCATCATGGTGTAAAACTGATCACGTTTCATCACTTTATCGAAGTCTGCTGGAAAGCTGGGCTCGTTTTTCCCGTCTAGAATGTTTCTAAGTCTCAAGTAGCCtttccatttattttcaaagtagccccagctttttatattttcgtCAACATATATGCCTTTACATGACATAACGTAAGTCTTAGCAAGCTCAAGACACTCCAACAGCCCAGCACCCCACTCGCGAACAGGCTTCTTCCGAACTGCGTATGAAGTAAAAAGAGCAGATGCAAGTGATCCCAGATACCCAGTAGGATGATGATGGGTCATTCTCCCGGACTCTACACTAACTTCTATCAGATCCTCGATGTCAGCGAATCTTGGATACCTCAACCCAATGCACATAGATCGCATCGCAGCACCACAACCACCACCTTTCGGATTAAACGGAATGCGATAACCACCTTCTTCAAGTGGTCTTAGTTTCTCTACCATTTCCTCGCATGTTACACCGGGTGCCCGATCTTCCATATCATTCATGCATATTTTGTATTCCTCCGCAAGAAGGGAATAAAGATTACCTTTAGTCAGacagtttttgtttctaataagTGCGTCGGCGGTAGCTAGATGCATCACCGTGTCGTCACTAACAATCCATTCAggtaaacatacatgtatgttcttaACACCTCCGAGCTCTTTTAGTTCTTGGTGAATTCTTTCCCCTGACTGGCAAAATTCCCATTTTCCGTTCTTGTAACCGAGGGCGTCTCCAACAGAACTAAGCAGCATTCCAGCAACATATTGTTCACGTCCCGTTTGAACTGACCAATATTTTCTTACAGTTTTGTTGCTTTTCGCCTGTTCCATGATTTTTTCTACTTTACTCCTAAATAAAAAGTGTCCCTTTCTCAACATTTGCTATGAATCGTacagaatgaaaataaatcccCATCAGCGACGCGTAAAGAGAAAGTAGAATTCATTACGGAAACCCGGGATGATTATTGGAAAAGTACGCTGGTTTTTTCTAATATGACTCTTAGGATTTTGTAGGGAAATTTCATTTTCCCTGTGCAGTTTATATTGGGAAACcaaatatatcacaaatattGCTTGGCCTTAAGAAATAACACCTTTAACCCCTTATACACTAGCTGTTGCAGTATTGGTTCAGTTATTTTCGGTTTGGTAAGCGAGATGAATACAAAGagaaaagttgaaacttcacaggacaTTACAAGACATTACTAGCTATTCTCCTTGGAAATATCAATGTCTATTGTTCTGAACTTCATGAAAAATCAATACtcaatgaaaaaatatatcttatatgTCTTCTCTTAAAATTAGATTCTGTGTTCAGGCCTCGCTGCGATcatcaaatttataaaatatgctGGGTGTTTATTAATGTTCATTGAGGTGTGCCAAACCGGTGTAAACTGTTTTACTCTGTTTCTCTTTTTTACAATTTACTTGTGTAAAGTCATCAAGTAATATCAAATACCAAGTGTAGTGCACAATAATAATGCAGTTTATGACAAAACAGTTTTAACATGGTAAATTGTTGCGTTATGGGCCAAAGTTCAATTTACTACAAATACGTATGTCTATAGGAATTACCATTTTTAACACGAGTTTTGTTGTATGCCAAGAAGTAAAGATAATTTACTTTTAATGTTCTATCGTCTAcagtttatataaatttacagttttattacattttctaaaacatgATAGTAACgtaaaaatatagaatttacaGAATAATTTTGTTAATTCCCGCAATTCTTTTTTGTTTGGTCAATggaaataaattttactttattttataataaacgGGTATGTGATTTTCATCTACCGCAGCACTGTTTTTAACACGTATGACAGTTTATTTTACCACGATTGAATGCTTTTTCcacttattttcaaataatcatgAAACCCAGTTTctatttttcatatgaaatatgttgCATTACATCTGTTTTACGCAATCGGAAAATCCCAATTTCATTGGAAAACCGcgcaaaatattttgtttatcaaacAGAAAGTGAAACTAAAATCAAAAGTGCTGCGCTTCCTTTCAGTAACATTTCACCTTAAAGATTGTAGTGCTTTAAAAAAATGGCTAGCTACGCTGTACCAGGGAggtatgtttttcttttctttcctttttaaactttaaattgtaTATACTTACGCCTAGAAAGATTCTTTGATTTTTAATA from Mercenaria mercenaria strain notata chromosome 2, MADL_Memer_1, whole genome shotgun sequence carries:
- the LOC123564841 gene encoding ADP-ribosylhydrolase ARH1-like, which gives rise to MLRKGHFLFRSKVEKIMEQAKSNKTVRKYWSVQTGREQYVAGMLLSSVGDALGYKNGKWEFCQSGERIHQELKELGGVKNIHVCLPEWIVSDDTVMHLATADALIRNKNCLTKGNLYSLLAEEYKICMNDMEDRAPGVTCEEMVEKLRPLEEGGYRIPFNPKGGGCGAAMRSMCIGLRYPRFADIEDLIEVSVESGRMTHHHPTGYLGSLASALFTSYAVRKKPVREWGAGLLECLELAKTYVMSCKGIYVDENIKSWGYFENKWKGYLRLRNILDGKNEPSFPADFDKVMKRDQFYTMMSYDNWGGASGHDAPMIAYDAILACSGDWSELCDRAMFHGGDSDSTGAIAGCLFGVLYGLDNVPKCNYKHVEYRERIEKVADELYDLAMTK